AAGAAATTAATGACAGAGAAAAAACGGCTTCGGCGATAGCTTCTATCTTAAGCCTTGAGAAAGGAGAAATAGACGCAAAACTTTCTGATGCCGGTGATATGTTCGAAGTTTTGAAACATAAGTTGAGCGAAGAAGAGGTCTCTAAAATAAAAGAAGAAAATATTTCTGGAATTTACCTGATGCCGGAAAGTTTTCGTTACTATCCCGGGGGAGAGCTGGCGGCTCAAGTAGTTGGTTTTGTCGGCTCCAGCGGGGAGGAATATCGGGGACAATATGGCCTTGAGGCCTTTTGGGAAAAAGAACTGCGGGGAGAGAAGGGCAATCTGCGCCAGGAAAAAGACACACGGGGAGGATGGATTTCCATTGCTGACAGGGAAATCCAGCCGGCTCGGGACGGAGCGGATCTGGTTCTTACCATCAATCGCACAGTTCAATATGAAGCGGAAAAGATTATAAAAGAAACAGTGGAAAAGCACGGAGCAGACAATGGGACGATTATCGCGATGGATCCAAAAACCGGCAAAATTTTAGTCATAGCTAATTATCCCAGTTTTAATCCAAATGAATACTCCAAAAACGAAGACCTTTCCCTTTTTATGAATCCGGCAGTCAGTACCCCTTATGAATGCGGCTCGGTTTTCAAAGCGGTTACCGCGGCGGCTGGCATTGATGACGGAAAGATAACACCCGATACCGAGTATGTTGACACCGGCAGCGTGAAGGAGGCGGGCTACGTGATAAAAAATTCAGAGGAAAAAGCATATGGCAGGCAAACAATGACACAGGTTCTTGATAATTCTATTAATACCGGCGCGATATTTATTGAAAAGCAGATAGGCAACAAAAAATTCGCCGATTACGTAAAAGCATTTGGTTTCGGGGAGAAAACTGGTATCGAGCTTCCCGGAGAGTCACCCGGAAGTGTTAGAAATCTGGAGGAGACAAAACGCACCATCCACTTTTTTACCGCCTCATTCGGGCAAGGGACCACTGTTACTCCGCTTCAATTGGCGAATGCCTACGCAGCCATTGCCAACGGCGGAAGGTTAATGAAACCGCAGATCGTGGAAAAAATAATTTATCCGGACGGGCAAGCAGAAGAAGTGCAGCCCCAGGAGATTAGGCGGGTGATTTCCCAGGATGCGGCCAAAAAAGTTAGTAGTATGCTTTTGAGCGTGGTGCTAAACGGCCACGGGAAAAGAGCCGGTGTTCCCGGGTATCTGGTGGGAGGAAAAACCGGAACGGCGCAAATCGCCAAGGCGGAAGAAAAAGGGTACGAAGAGGGAATCACTGTCGGGTCATTTGCCGGATATGCCCCGATTGATGATCCACAGTTTGTGGTGTTGGTAAAGGTTTATAATCCCAAAGATGTCCAGTGGGCGGAATCGACTGCCGCTCCCGCGTTTGCCAAAGTAATGAAGTTTCTCTTAGAATACTATGGAGTGAAGCCGACAGAGGAATAAGCGGTTATCGCAAGTCAAATAAAAATTTTTTCAAAATTGCTGCGCGTGGTATCCCGAGGTTTTTAAAAGTCGCTGACCGCAATAAAAATTATAAGTTTTTGCCGGAGATATTCCGGCTCCGAAAAATTTTTCAAAAATTTTCATTTGACTTGTAAATAACAAATTCGTACATTCGTACTAAATTCGTAATTCGTAGAGAATTTATGAAATCAAAGAAAATTCAAATGCTAGAAATGATTCTGCGCTGGATGGCGATTGCGGTTCTCAAAAAGTACAAGCCGCTAGTTATCGGCATTACCGGTTCAGTGGGAAAGACCTCTGCCAAAGAAGCGGTATTTTTAGTGCTTTCCTCAAAATTTAGAGTGCGCAAAAATGAAAAGAATTACAATAACGAGATCGGCATCCCCTTGACTGTTATCGGATCTGAAAGCGGAGGGCGGTCTTTGTGGGGATGGGTGAAAGTAACTGCCCGGTGGACAGAAGCGGTTGTTTTTCCTTTTCGGTATCCGGAGGTTTTGGTTTTGGAAATGGGAGTGGACCGGCCGGGGGATATGAAATATCTTGCGAGCTTTATCCCCTTGAAAATCGGTGTGGTTACGTCGATATCTTCCAGCCACTTGGAATTTTTCAAAAACGTTGACCAGATTGCCAAGGAGAAAGGAAAAATATTGGAAGGACTTGGCGAGGACGGAGTAGCTATTCTTAACGCCGACGATGAGAAAATTTTTTCCATGAAAGACGAAACCAGAGCCCGGGTAATCACTTTCGGGTTTGAGGAAAAAGCGGATTTGAGAGCTTCCCATGTAACTTATGTCCAAGGGGAAAAAGAACCGGAGGGGATTGCTTTTAAACTAAACTATGAGGGAAAGTTCATCCCGGTTCGCCTGCCCCACGTTCTGGCTTCTCATCAGATTGGCGCCGTGCTGGCGGGAGCGGCGGCCGGAATCGCTCTAAAAATAAATTTGGTTGACATTGCCGAGGCGCTGGAACAGTTTTCAGCTCCGCCGGGGAGGATGAAATTGATTAAAGGAATCAAAGATAGTTTAGTTATTGATGACACCTATAACGCCTCTCCGGCATCCGCTGTTGCGGCACTGACTGCTTTGGAAAATCTTAGGGCTCTGCGCA
This window of the Candidatus Moraniibacteriota bacterium genome carries:
- a CDS encoding penicillin-binding protein 2, whose amino-acid sequence is MAANFAARGNVLKNRKTTSGSLLQYWRIYFLVFFVFLAAGVIFIRLYQLQVKAHEMYLAVAENQYKVSRELTPQRGEIYLEDERELYPLAVNQELQMAYAVPKEINDREKTASAIASILSLEKGEIDAKLSDAGDMFEVLKHKLSEEEVSKIKEENISGIYLMPESFRYYPGGELAAQVVGFVGSSGEEYRGQYGLEAFWEKELRGEKGNLRQEKDTRGGWISIADREIQPARDGADLVLTINRTVQYEAEKIIKETVEKHGADNGTIIAMDPKTGKILVIANYPSFNPNEYSKNEDLSLFMNPAVSTPYECGSVFKAVTAAAGIDDGKITPDTEYVDTGSVKEAGYVIKNSEEKAYGRQTMTQVLDNSINTGAIFIEKQIGNKKFADYVKAFGFGEKTGIELPGESPGSVRNLEETKRTIHFFTASFGQGTTVTPLQLANAYAAIANGGRLMKPQIVEKIIYPDGQAEEVQPQEIRRVISQDAAKKVSSMLLSVVLNGHGKRAGVPGYLVGGKTGTAQIAKAEEKGYEEGITVGSFAGYAPIDDPQFVVLVKVYNPKDVQWAESTAAPAFAKVMKFLLEYYGVKPTEE
- a CDS encoding UDP-N-acetylmuramoyl-tripeptide--D-alanyl-D-alanine ligase; this translates as MKSKKIQMLEMILRWMAIAVLKKYKPLVIGITGSVGKTSAKEAVFLVLSSKFRVRKNEKNYNNEIGIPLTVIGSESGGRSLWGWVKVTARWTEAVVFPFRYPEVLVLEMGVDRPGDMKYLASFIPLKIGVVTSISSSHLEFFKNVDQIAKEKGKILEGLGEDGVAILNADDEKIFSMKDETRARVITFGFEEKADLRASHVTYVQGEKEPEGIAFKLNYEGKFIPVRLPHVLASHQIGAVLAGAAAGIALKINLVDIAEALEQFSAPPGRMKLIKGIKDSLVIDDTYNASPASAVAALTALENLRALRKIAVLGDMLELGKEMEKGHRQVARKVFEINADLFFAVGERMKLAMNELETLGYSPERMHYFESPQEASRILKEFIKKGDLVLVKGSQSMRMEKIVEGLMAEPDSASKLLCRQSAEWRNRPFAKP